Proteins encoded in a region of the Apilactobacillus apisilvae genome:
- the xseA gene encoding exodeoxyribonuclease VII large subunit, producing MSNDYLSVSDLTSYIKKKFDRDPYLGKVYLTGEISNFRLRPVHQYFSLKDDNAKISAIMFKSSFNKVKFTPEEGMKVLVTGRISLYEKTGNYQIYIDHMEPDGVGALYQAYEQLKNKLSKEGLFSAPKQQLTKFPKRIAVVTSASGAVIRDIITTTRRRYPIAQIVLFPAVVQGDEAANDITHQIARVNEMGNFDTLIIGRGGGSIEDLWPFNEENVARAIFDSEIPVISSVGHETDTTIADLVADVRAATPTAAAELSVPVLTDVLAELQQAQLRIFNAFKNNINIMNQRLNKAKNSYIFKQPDRLYDSYLQNLDGLREKLIINMKTNLQRFDKNLNQLSNKLQINSPKQRIDANLKILNIKQQQLERNIRLVVSSKKNKIKNIADSLDHLSPLKTMSRGFSYTTDENDNVIKSVDDLSENSQINLNLIDGSAQATINNIERK from the coding sequence ATGAGTAATGATTACTTATCAGTTAGCGATTTAACTAGTTATATCAAAAAAAAGTTTGATCGCGATCCTTACTTAGGTAAAGTTTATTTAACCGGTGAAATATCTAATTTTAGATTGAGACCTGTGCATCAATATTTTAGTTTAAAAGATGATAACGCTAAGATTAGTGCAATTATGTTTAAATCATCCTTTAATAAAGTTAAATTTACTCCTGAAGAAGGGATGAAAGTTTTAGTTACCGGAAGAATTTCTTTATATGAAAAGACCGGTAACTATCAAATATATATTGATCATATGGAACCTGATGGTGTAGGTGCACTTTATCAAGCATATGAACAATTAAAAAATAAGTTATCTAAAGAGGGGCTATTTTCAGCTCCTAAACAACAATTAACTAAATTTCCTAAAAGAATTGCCGTTGTGACCTCTGCCAGTGGAGCAGTTATTAGAGATATTATAACGACAACTAGAAGACGATATCCAATAGCACAAATTGTTTTATTTCCAGCGGTTGTACAGGGGGATGAAGCAGCTAATGATATTACTCATCAAATCGCTCGAGTTAATGAGATGGGAAATTTCGATACTTTAATAATTGGTCGTGGTGGTGGATCAATTGAAGATTTATGGCCATTTAATGAAGAAAATGTTGCTAGAGCTATCTTTGATAGTGAAATTCCAGTGATTTCTTCCGTAGGCCATGAAACTGATACAACGATTGCCGATTTAGTTGCAGATGTTAGGGCTGCTACCCCAACTGCTGCTGCTGAATTATCTGTTCCTGTTTTAACTGATGTTTTAGCTGAATTGCAACAAGCACAATTAAGAATTTTTAATGCTTTTAAAAATAATATAAATATTATGAATCAACGTTTAAATAAAGCAAAAAACTCTTATATTTTTAAACAACCTGATCGTTTGTATGATTCTTATCTACAAAATTTAGATGGGTTACGTGAAAAATTAATTATTAACATGAAAACTAATTTACAAAGATTTGATAAAAACTTAAATCAACTATCTAATAAATTACAGATTAATTCTCCTAAACAAAGAATTGATGCTAATCTTAAAATTTTAAATATAAAGCAACAACAATTGGAAAGAAATATTAGATTAGTTGTTAGTTCAAAAAAAAACAAGATCAAAAATATTGCGGATTCTTTAGATCATCTAAGCCCATTAAAAACAATGTCAAGAGGATTTAGTTACACAACCGATGAAAATGACAACGTAATCAAAAGTGTTGATGATTTGAGTGAAAATAGTCAAATTAATCTAAACTTAATTGATGGATCTGCTCAGGCAACTATTAACAACATAGAAAGGAAGTAA
- a CDS encoding exodeoxyribonuclease VII small subunit, whose translation MAEKETFEDNMQKLESIVNELEQGDIPLEKALSEFQDGVKLTKDLESTLKNAENTLAKEMTNDDKEVSFEKSESDTK comes from the coding sequence ATGGCCGAAAAAGAAACTTTCGAAGATAATATGCAAAAATTAGAGAGTATTGTAAATGAATTGGAACAAGGAGATATCCCTTTAGAAAAAGCTTTATCAGAATTTCAAGATGGGGTTAAATTAACCAAAGATTTAGAATCCACGCTTAAAAATGCAGAAAATACACTTGCTAAAGAAATGACTAATGATGATAAAGAAGTATCGTTTGAAAAATCAGAAAGTGATACAAAATAA
- a CDS encoding polyprenyl synthetase family protein, with protein sequence MLNQLLGDFENEYLKKINNYLKNNLKKDVDQETLYESMKYSLMAGGKRLRPLLTLATMQTLGKEISNDSLRAACALELLHTYSLIHDDLPAMDNDDLRRGIPTNHIKFGSGIATLAGDGLLSLSFQWITDNDLPDNKKAKLVFLLSKASGPSGMVAGQSSDIEFENTKLDLSSLKKLHRGKTGALINYAVVAGSIMADADESLQKLLSNYADDYGLAFQIYDDILDVVSTSDSLGKPVHQDSIKNTYPNLIGLANSYKELANVLNHSREILKIINKKYEINTDLLESFLTYFKISK encoded by the coding sequence ATGTTAAATCAACTATTGGGTGATTTTGAAAATGAATATTTAAAAAAAATCAATAATTATTTAAAAAATAATTTAAAAAAAGATGTTGATCAAGAAACTTTATACGAATCCATGAAATATTCTTTGATGGCTGGTGGCAAACGTTTAAGGCCACTATTAACTTTGGCAACTATGCAAACATTGGGCAAAGAAATTAGTAATGATAGTTTAAGAGCTGCTTGTGCACTTGAACTTTTGCATACATATTCTTTAATTCATGATGATTTACCAGCGATGGATAATGATGATTTGCGTAGAGGAATTCCTACTAATCATATTAAGTTTGGTTCTGGAATAGCGACTTTAGCAGGTGATGGTTTGTTGTCGTTATCATTTCAATGGATTACTGACAATGATTTACCTGATAATAAAAAAGCAAAATTAGTCTTTTTATTATCTAAAGCTAGTGGCCCTAGTGGAATGGTTGCTGGTCAATCTTCTGACATCGAATTTGAAAATACTAAATTAGACTTATCATCTTTAAAAAAATTGCATCGTGGTAAAACAGGTGCGCTAATTAACTATGCTGTTGTTGCAGGTTCTATAATGGCTGATGCTGATGAAAGTTTACAAAAGCTTTTATCTAATTATGCTGATGATTATGGTCTAGCGTTTCAAATTTACGATGATATTTTAGATGTAGTATCAACATCCGACAGTTTAGGTAAACCAGTTCATCAAGACAGTATTAAAAACACCTATCCCAACTTAATTGGACTAGCTAATTCATATAAAGAGCTAGCTAATGTTTTAAATCATAGTCGTGAAATATTAAAAATTATAAATAAAAAGTATGAAATTAATACTGATTTATTGGAGTCATTTCTTACGTACTTTAAAATCAGTAAATAG
- a CDS encoding TlyA family RNA methyltransferase, whose protein sequence is MKKQRVDVLLVQQGLFDTREKAKRAVMAGEILGKNEERIDKPGTKISEETKLHLKGKPMPYVSRGGLKLEKALKVFNIDVKDKTVLDIGSSTGGFTDVMLQNGAKLSYALDVGSNQLVWKLREDPRVKVMEHTNFRYSQLSDFNYGQPEFSSIDVSFISLHLILPPLKNILQLGGEVVALVKPQFEAGRDKIGKHGIIKDHNVHADVLDDIINFSIDAGYSVDGLDYSPIKGGEGNIEFLLHLRSDDNPSINPKVSIDQTIKNSDNLK, encoded by the coding sequence ATGAAAAAGCAAAGAGTAGATGTACTTTTGGTTCAACAAGGACTATTTGATACTCGTGAAAAGGCTAAACGTGCTGTAATGGCTGGTGAAATTCTAGGAAAAAATGAAGAAAGAATAGATAAGCCAGGAACTAAAATTTCTGAAGAAACCAAACTTCATTTAAAGGGGAAACCCATGCCATATGTTAGTCGTGGTGGCTTAAAATTAGAAAAAGCTTTAAAAGTATTCAACATCGATGTTAAAGATAAAACAGTTTTAGATATTGGCTCATCTACTGGTGGGTTTACTGATGTTATGCTACAAAACGGTGCTAAATTAAGTTATGCACTAGATGTGGGAAGCAATCAATTAGTATGGAAGCTTAGAGAAGATCCTAGGGTTAAAGTAATGGAACATACAAATTTCAGATATAGTCAGTTATCTGATTTTAATTATGGTCAACCAGAATTTTCTTCAATCGATGTTTCATTTATATCGTTGCATTTAATTTTGCCACCATTGAAAAACATCTTACAATTAGGTGGTGAGGTTGTGGCACTTGTAAAGCCACAATTTGAAGCAGGACGAGATAAAATTGGAAAGCATGGTATTATCAAGGATCATAACGTTCATGCAGATGTTTTAGATGACATAATTAATTTTTCTATTGATGCAGGATACTCTGTTGATGGTTTAGATTATTCACCAATTAAGGGTGGCGAAGGGAATATCGAATTCTTATTACATTTGAGATCAGATGACAATCCATCAATTAATCCGAAGGTATCGATTGATCAAACCATTAAAAATTCTGATAATTTAAAATAA
- the recN gene encoding DNA repair protein RecN has protein sequence MLENLSISNLAIIDKLEIDFSSGMTVLTGETGAGKSIIIDAVGLLAGGRGSQKFIRNGSNKLLVQGLFIFPNDSPTYNILDELGIDHSDGSVILQREIYRNGKNICRVNGILVNTTTLKKIGLTVVDIQGQNDSQNLMQPEKHVQLLDEFGFDDIHSLLKDYYNCYEQYNNLEKLIKEKRNNEKEWSQRIDMLKFQEYEIGNANLQLNEEEELAKERDHLQNYQKIVDALNFSFNAINGDETISPIDMIGQAMNSMQSIEDVDPKFNEISDNIKNAFYLLQDSSDNISDQVDLQESDENKLEEIEERLNIIYGLKRKYGDSIKQVLKHYDDVKNELDSMQSDKETGEDLNQQYNNAYKKLDNLAKKISNLRHKTAIGLENEVHKQLSDLYMSKTEFSVNFSKLPNGSFNQYGNEHVEFYMRTNPGESLLPLSKIASGGELSRILLALKTVFANLQGITSIVFDEVDTGVSGRVAQAIADKISSIAKDSQVLCITHLPQVAAMADHHYFIKKSVNNERTTTKVLKLNKKNRVDELARMLSGSTVTKLTLEHANELLNLANEEKK, from the coding sequence TTGCTAGAAAATTTATCTATAAGTAATTTGGCAATCATTGATAAATTGGAGATAGATTTTTCCTCTGGCATGACGGTTCTTACTGGAGAGACTGGTGCTGGTAAATCAATTATTATTGATGCTGTTGGTTTGTTAGCTGGTGGTCGTGGTTCGCAAAAGTTCATTCGTAATGGCAGTAATAAATTGTTAGTTCAAGGATTATTTATTTTTCCAAATGATAGTCCAACTTATAACATTTTGGATGAATTGGGAATTGATCATTCTGATGGCAGTGTTATTTTACAAAGAGAAATTTATCGTAACGGTAAAAATATTTGTCGAGTTAATGGGATTTTAGTGAATACTACTACACTTAAAAAAATTGGGTTAACCGTTGTTGATATTCAAGGACAAAATGATAGTCAAAATTTAATGCAACCAGAAAAGCATGTTCAATTACTTGATGAATTTGGTTTTGATGATATTCATTCTTTACTAAAAGATTACTATAATTGTTATGAACAATATAATAATTTAGAAAAACTCATTAAAGAAAAAAGAAATAATGAAAAAGAATGGTCTCAAAGAATTGATATGCTGAAATTTCAAGAATATGAAATTGGTAACGCCAATTTGCAATTAAATGAAGAAGAAGAATTGGCAAAAGAAAGGGATCATTTGCAAAATTATCAGAAAATTGTTGATGCATTAAACTTTTCTTTTAATGCAATTAATGGAGATGAAACAATTAGTCCAATTGATATGATTGGTCAAGCTATGAATTCGATGCAATCAATTGAAGATGTCGATCCTAAATTTAATGAAATTTCTGATAATATTAAAAATGCTTTTTACCTACTGCAAGATTCATCTGATAATATATCTGATCAAGTTGATCTTCAAGAGTCTGATGAAAATAAGTTAGAAGAAATAGAAGAACGTCTAAATATAATTTACGGATTAAAACGTAAGTATGGTGATTCTATTAAACAAGTTCTTAAACATTATGATGATGTCAAAAATGAATTGGACTCTATGCAATCTGATAAAGAGACTGGTGAAGATTTAAATCAGCAATACAATAACGCTTATAAAAAGCTAGACAATCTAGCTAAAAAAATAAGTAACTTGAGACATAAGACAGCTATTGGTTTAGAAAATGAAGTTCACAAACAATTAAGTGATCTTTACATGTCTAAAACAGAATTTAGTGTGAATTTTAGTAAATTGCCTAATGGTTCCTTTAATCAATATGGAAATGAGCATGTTGAATTTTATATGCGTACTAATCCAGGAGAGAGTCTATTGCCACTAAGTAAGATAGCATCTGGTGGTGAATTATCCAGAATATTGTTAGCCTTAAAAACAGTCTTTGCAAATCTACAAGGTATTACTTCAATTGTTTTTGATGAAGTTGATACTGGTGTTTCAGGGCGAGTTGCTCAGGCAATTGCTGATAAAATATCTTCAATTGCTAAAGATTCACAGGTATTATGTATTACGCATTTACCACAAGTTGCTGCTATGGCAGATCACCATTACTTCATTAAAAAATCAGTGAATAATGAACGTACTACTACTAAAGTTTTAAAGTTAAATAAAAAGAATCGTGTCGATGAATTGGCTCGTATGTTATCTGGCTCAACGGTTACCAAATTAACATTAGAACACGCCAACGAACTATTGAACTTAGCTAATGAAGAGAAAAAATAA
- the gmk gene encoding guanylate kinase, whose amino-acid sequence MAKRGMLIVLSGPSGVGKGTVRKALFNEPDVDFKYSISMTTRKPREGEVNGKDYFFVSKEQFEEHIKNGEVLEYAKYVDNYYGTPLKYVNDTLDAGHDVFLEIEVNGAMQVRANCPEAIFVFLTPPDLVVLKNRLIGRGTDDMDVINKRIKKAVLEIKMMRNYDYAVLNDKVDNAVDRIKTIVNSERLKVNRVMPDYLSSLGDEA is encoded by the coding sequence ATGGCAAAACGAGGAATGCTAATTGTTCTTTCTGGTCCTTCTGGTGTAGGTAAAGGGACTGTCAGAAAGGCATTATTTAACGAGCCAGATGTAGATTTTAAATATTCCATTTCAATGACTACCAGAAAGCCTCGTGAAGGTGAAGTGAACGGTAAAGACTATTTTTTTGTTTCTAAAGAGCAATTTGAAGAACACATTAAAAATGGGGAAGTCTTAGAATATGCTAAGTATGTTGACAATTATTATGGAACACCATTAAAATATGTTAATGATACTTTAGATGCAGGTCATGACGTCTTTTTAGAAATTGAAGTTAATGGTGCTATGCAAGTCAGAGCTAATTGTCCAGAAGCAATTTTTGTTTTTCTTACACCACCTGATTTAGTAGTACTAAAAAATCGCTTAATTGGTCGTGGAACCGATGATATGGATGTCATCAATAAGCGAATTAAAAAAGCAGTATTAGAAATTAAAATGATGCGTAATTATGATTATGCTGTTTTAAATGATAAGGTTGACAATGCCGTCGATAGAATTAAAACCATTGTTAACAGTGAACGTTTAAAAGTAAATCGTGTTATGCCTGATTATTTATCATCGTTAGGAGACGAAGCTTAA
- the rpoZ gene encoding DNA-directed RNA polymerase subunit omega: MLLYPSVDKLLERVDSRYSLIMLASRRAHEIESGSPLLLDSYKSRKPVGKAFEEIAAGTVKLTRTEK; this comes from the coding sequence ATGTTATTATATCCATCTGTAGATAAGTTACTTGAAAGAGTTGATTCAAGATACTCACTAATTATGTTAGCTAGTAGAAGAGCCCATGAGATTGAATCAGGTTCTCCATTATTATTAGATAGTTATAAATCAAGAAAGCCTGTTGGAAAAGCTTTTGAAGAAATTGCTGCTGGCACTGTTAAACTTACAAGAACTGAAAAATAA
- the coaBC gene encoding bifunctional phosphopantothenoylcysteine decarboxylase/phosphopantothenate--cysteine ligase CoaBC produces the protein MFNNLNVALYVSGSIACYKSLTLARDLIKKGANVRVIMTRGAQMFVTPLAFQTLTKNLVFTDINDEPNEKEITHIDIAKWSDISVVAPATANLISKMANGIADDAVTTTLLATDGKKFVVPAMNDHMWHNPATQRNLQTLNNDGINIFSPTKGYLAEGYSGKGRMIEPEVIVDKLYDQLKDSDSLFNKNILITAGGTREPIDPVRYISNNSSGKMGYAIVDAAIDAGANVTLVTAPSKLIPNQKANVIKVKTSAEMEAVVKNNLNNADVLIMAAAVSDYKPSQYNKQKIKKSSDKLVLDLVKTHDILKEVAKVKNNQFVVGFAAETQNLVQNAKVKLKNKNLDLLVANDVSHAETGFSSDNNKVSFIDSNGVIDETDVDSKKNIANQLINIVSNRINK, from the coding sequence ATGTTTAATAATTTGAATGTTGCATTGTATGTTTCTGGAAGTATTGCTTGTTATAAATCTTTAACGTTGGCAAGAGATTTGATAAAAAAAGGCGCTAATGTACGTGTCATAATGACTAGAGGTGCCCAAATGTTTGTAACACCATTGGCTTTTCAAACTTTAACTAAAAATTTAGTTTTTACTGATATAAATGATGAACCTAATGAAAAAGAAATTACTCATATCGATATTGCTAAGTGGTCTGATATTTCAGTTGTTGCACCAGCAACCGCAAACTTAATTTCTAAAATGGCAAACGGAATTGCTGATGACGCTGTTACAACTACTTTATTAGCCACAGATGGAAAAAAATTTGTCGTTCCTGCTATGAATGACCATATGTGGCATAATCCAGCTACTCAAAGAAATTTACAAACTTTAAACAATGATGGAATCAATATTTTTTCACCTACTAAAGGTTATTTAGCTGAGGGATATTCGGGAAAGGGGCGAATGATTGAGCCGGAAGTCATAGTTGATAAATTATATGATCAATTAAAAGATTCAGATTCACTATTTAATAAAAACATTTTGATTACAGCTGGTGGTACTAGAGAACCAATTGATCCTGTAAGGTATATAAGTAATAATTCATCTGGTAAAATGGGGTATGCAATCGTTGATGCGGCAATTGATGCTGGTGCCAATGTTACTTTAGTTACGGCGCCATCTAAGTTAATTCCTAACCAAAAAGCAAACGTTATTAAAGTTAAAACCTCTGCTGAAATGGAAGCAGTAGTTAAAAATAATTTAAATAATGCTGATGTACTAATTATGGCAGCTGCTGTCTCTGACTATAAGCCTTCTCAATATAACAAACAGAAAATAAAGAAATCATCTGATAAATTAGTTTTAGATTTAGTAAAGACTCATGATATTCTAAAGGAAGTGGCTAAAGTTAAAAACAACCAATTTGTTGTTGGTTTTGCCGCAGAAACTCAAAATTTAGTTCAAAACGCTAAAGTAAAATTAAAAAATAAGAATCTAGATCTTTTAGTTGCAAATGATGTAAGTCATGCAGAAACTGGCTTTAGTAGTGATAATAATAAAGTATCATTTATAGATTCTAACGGCGTTATCGATGAAACAGATGTTGATAGTAAAAAAAATATTGCTAATCAATTAATTAATATTGTTAGCAATCGAATTAATAAATAG
- the priA gene encoding primosomal protein N', whose product MLNLAKIIVDVPTMQTNEPYTYRIPEFLSDQLQRGMRVIVPFGNGSRKIQGIVWDIDYAGTFDGQLKDIESVMDLSPVLNSELLSMSKWMANKTFSFQISCILTMLPGVMHAKYQKQLKLLDSSIDNEDVKKLFYKSKIIDFNPEELENDILKNIIKLKRNNKIEIKYNVKNKAHAKKILGIQPIIKPSDVETIFKDVRKNAVNQQKLLTYIKDNPQEIIAQRYLCNKYNISESTIKTAIKKKWLIQTQIEEYRNPYKQKVERNYPLKLNNEQQSAVNKINDPIINSLDKVFLLEGVTGSGKTEVYLQAIQKALSMNKTALMLVPEISLTPQMSRRVKGRFGDRVAMLHSGLSNGERYDEWRRIERGEADVVVGARSAIFAPLNDIGIIIMDEEHDSSYKQDETPRYHTRDVAKWRAKYHKCPVVLGSATPSLESRARATKGLYDLIKLPHRINNKSLPKVNIIDMKNELINNGDEDFSDELLNAINNRISKGEQIVLMLNRRGYSSFIMCRTCGFVLKCPNCDISLTLHMDTKTMKCHYCGHEEQIPYKCPNCNDNKIRYYGTGTQKVQSKLQKLVPNSRIIRMDVDTTRKKGAHERLLQKFGQGKADILLGTQMIAKGLDFPNVTLVGVLNADTSLDLPDFRSSEKTFELLTQVSGRAGRAEKNGLVYIQTFNPDNYAIQLSKNQDYEQFYRTEMHLRHITNYPPYYFTVKITSSDVNESKAASKMFEISKILKAKLSNQTIMLGPSPSSILRIKNKYYYQIILKYKNEPNLHACLEYILQHYQKDAQKGLYVNIDPDPLNFM is encoded by the coding sequence ATATTGAATTTAGCTAAAATAATTGTTGATGTTCCAACAATGCAAACTAATGAACCGTATACTTATCGAATTCCAGAATTTTTGTCTGATCAATTACAACGAGGGATGCGTGTAATTGTACCTTTCGGTAATGGTAGCCGAAAAATTCAAGGAATTGTTTGGGATATTGATTATGCTGGTACATTTGATGGACAATTAAAAGATATTGAAAGTGTAATGGATTTGAGTCCGGTTTTAAATAGTGAACTGCTTTCAATGTCTAAGTGGATGGCTAATAAAACATTTTCTTTTCAAATAAGTTGTATTTTGACGATGTTACCCGGTGTGATGCATGCAAAATATCAAAAACAATTAAAACTGCTGGATTCTAGTATTGATAACGAAGATGTTAAAAAATTATTTTACAAATCTAAAATAATTGATTTTAATCCGGAAGAATTGGAAAATGATATTTTAAAAAATATTATTAAATTAAAAAGAAACAATAAGATTGAAATCAAATACAATGTTAAAAATAAAGCACATGCTAAAAAAATATTAGGGATACAACCAATCATAAAGCCTTCTGATGTTGAAACAATATTTAAAGATGTGCGAAAAAATGCCGTTAATCAGCAAAAATTACTTACCTATATAAAAGATAATCCTCAAGAAATTATTGCTCAAAGATATTTATGTAATAAATATAATATTTCTGAATCTACAATCAAAACAGCTATTAAAAAGAAATGGTTAATTCAAACTCAAATTGAAGAATATAGAAATCCATACAAACAAAAAGTTGAACGAAACTATCCACTGAAATTAAATAATGAGCAACAATCTGCAGTTAATAAAATTAACGATCCCATTATTAATAGTTTAGATAAAGTATTTTTATTAGAAGGTGTTACAGGATCTGGTAAAACAGAAGTTTATCTTCAGGCAATTCAAAAAGCGTTATCAATGAATAAAACTGCTTTGATGCTAGTTCCTGAAATTTCTTTAACACCTCAAATGTCTCGTCGTGTAAAAGGCCGCTTTGGTGATCGTGTTGCAATGCTACATAGTGGCCTATCTAATGGTGAAAGATATGATGAATGGCGAAGAATTGAACGAGGTGAAGCTGATGTAGTAGTTGGTGCTCGTTCAGCAATTTTCGCACCTTTAAATGATATTGGCATCATTATTATGGATGAAGAACATGATTCTAGTTATAAGCAGGATGAAACCCCTAGATATCATACAAGAGATGTTGCTAAATGGCGTGCCAAATATCATAAATGTCCGGTTGTTTTGGGCAGTGCTACACCTTCATTGGAATCTAGGGCTCGTGCAACCAAGGGACTTTATGATTTAATTAAATTACCACATCGAATTAATAATAAATCGTTACCTAAAGTTAATATTATTGATATGAAAAATGAACTTATTAATAATGGTGATGAAGATTTTTCTGATGAGCTATTAAATGCAATTAATAATCGTATTAGTAAGGGTGAACAAATTGTTTTAATGCTTAATCGAAGAGGCTATTCATCATTTATTATGTGCCGAACTTGTGGATTTGTTTTAAAATGTCCTAACTGTGATATTTCTTTAACACTTCATATGGATACTAAAACTATGAAATGTCATTATTGTGGACATGAAGAGCAAATACCTTATAAATGTCCTAATTGTAACGACAATAAAATTAGATATTATGGGACAGGAACTCAAAAAGTACAATCAAAGTTACAAAAATTAGTTCCTAATTCAAGAATTATTAGAATGGATGTTGATACAACTAGAAAAAAGGGTGCTCATGAGCGTTTGTTACAAAAATTTGGTCAAGGTAAGGCGGATATTTTATTGGGGACACAAATGATTGCAAAAGGTTTAGATTTTCCTAATGTTACTTTGGTTGGAGTATTAAATGCTGATACTTCTTTAGACTTACCAGATTTTCGTTCAAGTGAAAAAACTTTTGAATTATTAACTCAAGTTAGCGGTCGTGCGGGTCGTGCTGAAAAAAATGGATTGGTGTATATTCAAACTTTCAATCCAGATAATTATGCAATTCAATTGTCCAAGAATCAGGATTATGAACAGTTTTATCGTACAGAGATGCATTTGAGGCATATAACTAACTATCCGCCTTATTATTTTACAGTTAAAATTACTTCTAGTGACGTTAATGAATCTAAAGCTGCTTCTAAAATGTTTGAAATTTCTAAAATCTTAAAGGCAAAATTAAGCAATCAAACGATTATGCTAGGACCATCACCTAGTTCAATTTTACGAATAAAAAATAAATATTATTATCAAATTATTCTAAAGTATAAAAATGAACCTAATTTACATGCTTGTTTAGAATATATCTTGCAACATTACCAAAAGGATGCACAAAAGGGACTTTATGTGAATATTGATCCGGATCCTTTAAACTTTATGTAA
- the fmt gene encoding methionyl-tRNA formyltransferase, which yields MKNIVFMGTPSFAVPILKDLFNSDEYNVMAVVTQPDRPFGRKRMLKASPVKELAKDLDIPVLQPEKISGSKEMTEIIDMKPDFIITAAFGQFLPTKLLDSAKFAAVNVHGSLLPKYRGGAPVQYSIMNGDKQTGVSIMYMVKKMDAGDVLSQSAINIESDDDTASIFEKLSKLGSQLLLKTLPKVIDGSVKPLTQDESKVVFSPTIKRSEEKLDFSQSAFLIDCKVRALRPDPSAYTILNGKRTKVWVTKPLEQKTDLNPGEVVTKNKKHLLIACGNGTVISILELQPAGKPKQNISSYINGAGQNIKEKEQVITNE from the coding sequence ATGAAAAATATTGTTTTTATGGGAACACCATCTTTTGCAGTTCCAATATTAAAAGATTTATTTAATTCTGATGAATATAATGTGATGGCCGTTGTAACTCAACCTGATCGTCCATTTGGTCGTAAAAGAATGTTAAAAGCTTCACCAGTAAAAGAATTGGCTAAAGATTTAGATATTCCAGTTTTACAACCAGAAAAAATTAGTGGTAGTAAAGAAATGACTGAAATTATTGATATGAAGCCTGACTTTATTATCACAGCAGCATTTGGCCAGTTTTTGCCTACAAAATTATTAGATTCAGCTAAGTTTGCAGCGGTAAACGTTCATGGATCTTTACTACCTAAATATCGTGGTGGAGCTCCAGTTCAATATTCAATTATGAATGGTGATAAGCAAACTGGTGTATCAATTATGTATATGGTTAAAAAAATGGATGCTGGGGATGTTTTATCACAATCTGCCATAAATATTGAATCAGATGATGATACAGCTTCTATATTTGAAAAATTAAGTAAACTAGGTAGTCAATTATTATTAAAAACTTTGCCTAAAGTTATTGATGGAAGTGTTAAGCCATTAACTCAAGACGAAAGCAAAGTTGTTTTTTCACCAACCATTAAACGTTCAGAAGAAAAACTTGATTTTTCTCAATCCGCATTTTTAATTGATTGTAAAGTTCGAGCATTGCGTCCTGATCCTAGCGCTTATACCATTTTGAATGGTAAAAGGACAAAAGTTTGGGTAACTAAACCCTTAGAACAAAAAACAGACCTAAATCCGGGTGAAGTAGTGACTAAAAATAAAAAGCATTTATTAATTGCTTGTGGAAATGGAACTGTTATTTCAATTTTAGAATTACAACCAGCTGGCAAACCTAAACAAAATATTAGTTCTTATATAAATGGTGCTGGCCAAAATATTAAGGAAAAGGAACAGGTAATAACTAATGAGTAA